The DNA window cctactcttttcgagaagcgccctgggatttttaatgaccacagagagtcaggacctcggttttacgtctcatccgaaggacggcgcctgtttacggtatagtgtccccatcactatactggggcattaggacccacatggaccacagggtgagcgccccctgctggccccactaacacctcttccagcagcaaccttagtttttcccaggaggtctcccatccaggtactgaccaggctcacacctgcttagcttcagtgggttgccagttgtgagttgcagggtgatatggctgctggatttGACCCATTTGTCCCATTAGATTTGACCAACTAATTTCACTCTGTCCCCTTTGCAAAATTTCAAAGAAGCAGGAATCACAATGGACGGCTGATTTCATGTAATGCATTCGGGTGTTTTCTGATCAGCACAGAAACTGGTGACGGAGGTACTGTAGGGTAAGTTTGCTACAGAGACTCGACATTACTGGACGGAACTAACGCCTACTCACGACGTCAGTTGCACGACGGACCTTTTTTGTGGGACACCGTGGGAAAGGAAGCAGCGATAGTGTAGTTTAAAGAACAAGGAGTCACAAAAAGGTGGTTTGGTTGCGGGATGCAGCTTGGATGTTATTCGTGTTTTCGTTGTGTGTTTCAAATTAGGAGTGGCACCTTTCCGACAAATCTTAGAAGATCGATACCCAGATTGTGTCATCATGTAACCTTTAATGAAGCTAAACACTAGATCAGCCAGGCGATAAATCCCAAAAAATACCGAACCAGTTTAGATTTCTGTGTCTAAAaggtacatttattttaagattttatacAAGCAGAACCTTACAAAACGTACATGGGAAAAGGACGGATTCAATGGAAAATATTTCTTCTGTATTGAAGAGTTGTCTTTCCGATAGGTGACGCCATTGGTTTTAAACGCTGTTAATTTTTTGCGCGTACCCCGGTTTTTTCTCGGTAGGAACTGGATAATCCAGAGACAGATCGCAGCTGTTGGACGTGTAATTGTGTCTACAGCTGTGTACACGGGAACTAACACTTTAAATGCATGAGTGTATTAAATCGTCTGTCAATTTGTGCCTTTACTGGGATTATAAACGTGCAGAGAGGCAAAGCACTAGGCAGTGACAATGTGCCCCGCTGCGTAATAAAAGACACATTTTCTGAAGGTCAAGATGAAATTCCAATACTGgttttaaggaaataaaatgtaagAATATAGTGTGTGTAATTGAACAAATCCATATCGCCTTCACTGTTGTTGGGCTAAACGTTAACATTATTACACAATTTTCATACAAAAGCTAAGCGGTTTAAATAActggtaaaatcatttttatgcAGTGTTATATAAATGTCGAAGTCATTATCGTAAGAGATGGAAACCGGAGAGGTGTTGTgaaacaatacttttttttttagttcacaATTGAACAAGAGCGGACTGTGACTGTCGCTGTTTTCACTTTAGCCCGAGTATTGAACCCGGACCCGTCTCCCGGACCCGCCCGACTGCGGTGCGCCTCCTCTGACCCCGGCGACCGGCCGTGTCTGCAGATGCCCGCCGGCGTGTCCTGGCCTCGCTACCTCAGCATGTTGGGGGCGAGTGTTTTAGCTATGTTCGCGGGAGCCCAGGTGGTTCATAGGTACTACAGACCAGATTTGGTAAGAATATACCTCAGTATGTCCGGTAGTTTTCCGTGCCTGGCGATTATTGTATCCCGCAACAGTAAAGAAAAGGGGCCATGCCAATTAAACTAGTTTAGatctgcaaatgtttttttaatgaaagcatGAATACCATCAGCTATTTCAGTATCTGAAACATTTGTTTGACATTTAAGGTTGCAGTGTGTGATAATTTAATAGACTCGGTAGTTGGTGCTGCACAGCATTGTTTTGATTGGACCTGTTAGTTGGATGTAACCTTACAATACAGGAGCAATCCTGACATCTCTGCATCCCGGCCTGATCCGATCCTGGGAGCTCGTCGagactgggcctggtcagtactggccAGTACAGGGAAGGGAGGCCTCAAGGAAATCTCGCTGGCTAGAGCTGGACTAGGCAATAGAGCTGGACTAGGACTCCTCCATCTGAGCCAGGATTTACAAACCGGCGCGTCAGTAtgctaataataattgcttacacttataaaatgcttttctggacactccactcaaagtcctttacaggtaatggggatcccctccaccacaccagtgtgcagccccacctggatgatgtgacagcaccagtacactccccacacacaagCTCTCAGCAGGAAGGagaacagtgatgaagccagttcagagatggggattattaggaggtcatgattcgTAAAGGtcagagggaaatttggccagggcgccggggttacacccctactcttttcaagaattgttctgggatttttaatgaccacagagagtcaggaccacgattttatgtctcatccgaaagatggcgcctattttacagtatagtgtccccgtcacaatactggggtattaggacccaaacagactgcagggtgagcgccccctactggccccactaacacctcttccagcagcagccttagtttttcccaggaagtctcccatccaggtactgaccaggctcacacctgctgggcttcagggggctgccagctgtgagctgcagggtgacatggctgatTATGATTGTTACTATTCTGAATGTGGAGAAAGTGGCCGTCTTCAGGGTGGAGCCCTGCTCAGCCTCAGTGACAGGGAAGCAGAGGAGTCGTTGCTTGTTTTCGATGTTTCCCTGGGGAAATAGATAAAAAAATGATCTGATTTGCAAACTGGCAATGATGCATGAATGCTTATGCATAATTTCAGCCCTGAAAAAAgtgatatggccagcagccatatcaccctgcagctcaccgcTGGCAGCCCattgaagcccagcaggtgtgagcctggtcagtgcctggatgggagacctcctgggaaaaactaaggttgctgctggaagaggtgttagtggaaccagtaggggacgctcaccctgtggtccatgtgggtcataatgccccattatagtgacggggacactatactgtaaaaaggtgctgtcctttggaggagatgtaaaaccgaggtcttgactctctgtggtcattaaaaatcccaaggtgtttctcgaaaagagtaggggtgtaaccccggcgtcctggccaaatttcccattgcactttcacaatcatggcctcctaataatccccttctatgaattggcttcatcactctgctctcctccccactgagagctggtgtgtggggagcgttctggcgcactatggctgccgttgcatcatccaggtggggctgcacactggtggtggtggaggggatccccattacctgtaaagcgctttgagtggagtgtccagaaaagcgctatataagtgtaagcaattaaaacCCGTGATTagattgtttttaaacaatgttttgttttaatattgtgCTGGGTCTTGGCTCCCTAATCCTGTGCGTTCTGCTCTGTTGAAGTCCATCCCTGAAGTCCCCCCGAAGCCCGGAGAGCTGAGAACAGAGCTGCTGGGACTGAAGAGCCAGCAGGGAGAACCGGGTCCAGAGAGACCGTGAAGCCACAGGACCCACAGCTCTTCCAGGCCTTTCAGGACACCTGCTTTCACTTGTGTCGTTATGGCTTGGGACACCTTGCCTGGAACAGTCTTTTTCAACAGGGCTGTGACTGTTGCACTATGAAATAAACTCTTTGAGTGGTAAAGTTCTGTATCATTGTGGGAAAAAAGCTGTCCGACTGTTTTATCAGAATGTGTGTGCATGAACAAGCTGTGAGTTTGCAACAACCTTGAGGGAAAGATATAGTGATAAAGTGCCTTCTGAATTCTGAGAGGTTAAGAGGTTCTGTAATCTGCTGTTTAGCAGTACACTAGGATAAGGGCCATTGTGCAGTTTAGTAATTGTTTCCCTAATAAAATAACCTTCACCTCTCAatgtatttctctgtacatGTTGTTGTCCTCTAGTTTAGGTGTTATTAACAGaggcttttaattaaatttgtctGAGTCATTATCTGAAACACATGGGATTTAGAATTCAAGACTTGTGTCGAAGAAATTGTAACATTAACTTGATTCTGATAGTGGGATCTGTGCTGTTATCACATCAAAATAGATGTCATACaccacaacaaaaaaacaaacactcgGGTTCAACACTCCTGATACACAACATTAAAGACATCTTTGGGACTTAATTGCTTGCGTCTGTATCGTACCAAGGAATCGCAGAGCACTGTACCTATAGAAACAACCCAGTTCATCCCACCCAGTGTCCATTACGCACTAGCAGCCCTGCCACTGCCTCGATTACTTTCAGTAACTTTGTAATATAGTTATGACATGGAATACTTTGACTGGAACAATATGTTTCAACATGACAACAGCTCAGGGGGACCTTGGAGGTAAGAAAGGCTCTGCTGGAGCGAAatggtgggagtgtggatcaAGCTACCCCGTCACATGGTTGGATCcagtaccctggcttctttcaagaagtagCTGGATCCATTAACTACCAACCAGGCTTGTTTACAGTTAATGTTCTTAAATTGCTTCATCACTTTAATTGATGAAGCACTTTAAGGAGACAATTGAAGCCAGGAGAGCAGGGTTACGCTTATAGTGCCACATGTCTGTAGTAACCAGGTAGTCATTTTAATGTCCACTCAGATCAACCTGAAGAACTGCACCACCTacagctggcaagaaaatgtgCTCCAGAGAGAAGCAGCACACCACCTACTGATCCACTAACTACTTACTGCAGCAGACCGGCATTTCTCTGGAGGCTAACCATCTCCTTTTTGACTGTACTACCTTTCGGGGCCTGACTAAAGAAGAAACTGCAGCTTTATCAAAGCCCTTCTCCAGCAGCACAAAATCCCTGGAGATTTCCAAGATTTAAAGTTTGTTGAATGAGGACAGCATTCCTAGTTTCTCAGATGTTATTGAATCCCGATAACAAAATCCATTGATATTCTAGAAAAAGTACACATTTTGAAGCAGAAAATCATGAGCTTTGTGAAACTGCTGTAAGTtaccatgttgttgcaaacttATGTTCAAATTCCCCACAAATTGTGATGTGAAGTAACCCTTCCTGCTCCCTAGTCTCTCTAGTGACTAATGGAAGGAGATACAGAACCTGAATTTATGCGCTTGTATAGCCGACATTTCACCATGTTTTAACTTGATCTGCGTGCAGAGTAAACAAGtaatttgtcagcaaaactctAAATCCaattatttctattggattagaaGAGACCTCTTCACACACCTGCTTGGCAGAGGGCTGTGTTCGTCGCCAGAAGTTattttgccttgttctgaatctcACAATTATGAcactgcacatacctggaagttgtccattttgtgatgcaaattGGAGGTTGTAAAATTTACACTattgcagtttgaaatgcactcaatgATGATTCTAACCCCATAATAtgaaaatagtgttgcagttgCCCTTTAAATGCTTCTGTATTAAATCTCTTAACCTCCGAGGTGATCCATTTCTGCCCCATAATCTAAGTGGGGCAGGACTTACTACTGCATCGAACGATGGCGTTTCCCCGTGAAGGGCCATTCTGGAAGATGCTCAGGTTGACTAATGTCCACCTACGCTGAATCTGTGCAGGAAGCAAGGGTGTGAATTCCCATGGAGTTTTTCATAAATTGCATGAGCAGAATTGAAAATCCTCAGAAGTGAGTCAAGGGAGATCTTCACGTTTAGCAACCTCTTCCACCCGAGGAGTCCCTTTCAGCGTCTGCGACGTTAATCTCCGAACCAATAGCTGCCCACATCCTGCCCCAGCGGAGTCCATATTGGCTTTAAAAGACCAGACATCCAGATCCCTTTCCGGAAACATTTAATGGTTCACGTGACAGGATGGTTTCACTCCATAAACAGTCAGTTAAATATTAACAAATTTACAATCatgaggaatgtaaaaaaaaccccaaaagaaAAGTCCTTTAAAAAACCCCCCAGTCCCCAGTCCCCCCCTGTGCAGAGAGAGCGCTCTGGCCCGCCGGCTCCAGGTGTGGAGACTGCTCCCCCTCACGGCCCCAGCCTGCTCCCCGCCCCCTCAGTGCTTCACAATTCGTCCTTCTCGCTCGATGTCTGCTGAAGGGGGCAGAAGAGAAAAACTGATGAAGACGATCCGAAAGTAGATACAAACTCGACCAGGACAGATGCTCTACCCCCCCACACTAAAGGGATTCTACTTGGCATGGAGGCTAAAGTCATGAACTAAACAGCTGTGACCGTTTTATCTTGAGCCATTTAAACGAGACCAGTACAGGTGGAAGCCAACCCAGCTGATCTGCTGTTAACCAGTGGGGCAGCTGGGTTCTTTCTGCTGAAGCTTCCCTTGCCTCTTGACAGGAAAGTAAAGAGATTCAACTCACCGTCTCTTCATCTTCTGCTTTCACCTCCTCTTCGGCGTCTTCCTCCTCCCCTGGCTCCTCTGGCTCTTCCTCCGGCTCCTCCTCCACCTGGCCAAGACCAGAGATATTTCAGTTCACCAATATTTTTATGGCctcctcatttgtaacctttcactAAAGCGAGCCGTTTCAATATGACCAAAACGCACAATGGGTTTGGGATTTTTCCTCCAGTAGGAGCAAATTCATAA is part of the Lepisosteus oculatus isolate fLepOcu1 chromosome 7, fLepOcu1.hap2, whole genome shotgun sequence genome and encodes:
- the uqcc6 gene encoding ubiquinol-cytochrome-c reductase complex assembly factor 6; amino-acid sequence: MPAGVSWPRYLSMLGASVLAMFAGAQVVHRYYRPDLSIPEVPPKPGELRTELLGLKSQQGEPGPERP